From the Phyllostomus discolor isolate MPI-MPIP mPhyDis1 chromosome 7, mPhyDis1.pri.v3, whole genome shotgun sequence genome, one window contains:
- the ZHX1 gene encoding zinc fingers and homeoboxes protein 1 isoform X1, which yields MASRRKSTTPCMVLASEQDPDPELTSDLDEGPPVLIPLENARVESDFFISSDEELYESMYSDNQQNKKVEGGYECKYCSFQTPDLNMFTFHVDSEHPTVVLNSSYVCVECNFLTKRYDALSEHNLKYHPGEENFKLTMVKRKNQTIFEQTINDLTFDGSFVKEENSEPAESTEVSSSGISISKTPIMKMMKSKVENKRITVHHNSAEDVPEEKEKEIKPEREETVETPSSSAPESHTTTSIVHRIHPNAASTVVTPAAVLPGLAQVITAVSAQQNSSLIPKVLIPVNSIPTYNAALDNNPLLLNTYNKFPYPTMSEITVLSAQAKYTEEQIKIWFSAQRLKHGVSWTPEEVEEARRKQFNGTVHTVPQTITVIPAHISTGSNGLPSILQTCQIVGQPGLVLTQVAGTNTLNTLPVTAPIALTVAGVPNQTSVQRSQAPAAQPPAEAKPASAPAPAPQLVKHETALATPDSFGIRAKKTKEQLAELKVSYLKNQFPHDSEIIRLMKITGLTKGEIKKWFSDTRYNQRNSKSNQCLHLNDSSTTIIIDSSDETTESPTAVPSQQKQSWNPFPDFTPQKFKEKTAEQLQALQASFLNSSVLTDEELNRLRAQTKLTRREIDAWFTEQKKSKAIKEEKMEVDETNAGSSKEEVGETPPTDESAASKSGSTGKICKKSPEQLHMLKSAFVRTQWPSPEEYDKLAEESGLARTDIVSWFGDTRYAWKNGNLKWYYYYQSSNSSGMNGLSLRRRGRGRPKGRGRGRPRGRPRGGKRMNNWDRGPSLIKFKTGTAILKDYYLKHKFLNEQDLDELVNKSHMGYEQVREWFAERQRRSELGMELFEENEEEDEVIDDQEEDDEETDDSDTWEPPQHVKRKLSKSDD from the exons ATGGCAAGCAGGCGAAAATCGACAACACCCTGCATGGTCCTTGCCAGCGAACAGGATCCGGACCCCGAGCTGACATCAGATTTGGATGAGGGACCTCCTGTACTCATACCTCTGGAAAACGCCAGAGTGGAGAGTGACTTCTTCATCTCAAGTGACGAAGAACTTTATGAATCTATGTATTCTGacaatcagcaaaataaaaaagttgaagGTGGCTATGAATGTAAATATTGTAGTTTCCAAACTCCAGACCTAAATATGTTTACTTTTCATGTGGATTCAGAACATCCCACCGTAGTGCTCAATTCTTCCTATGTTTGTGTCGAATGCAATTTTCTTACCAAAAGGTATGACGCACTTTCCGAGCATAATCTGAAGTACCACCCAGGAGAAGAGAATTTTAAGTTGACTATGGTGAAACGCAAAAACCAGACAATCTTTGAACAAACCATAAATGACCTGACCTTCGATGGTAGTTTTGTTAAAGAGGAGAACTCAGAGCCAGCTGAATCTACAGAAGTTTCTTCTTCAGGAATATCCATCAGTAAAACTCCTATcatgaaaatgatgaaaagtaaAGTGGAGAACAAACGGATCACAGTCCATCATAACTCCGCTGAGGATGTTCccgaagagaaagagaaggagatcaAACCAGAACGTGAAGAAACTGTGGAGACTCCAAGTTCTTCGGCTCCTGAGTCGCATACCACTACTTCCATTGTCCACAGAATACACCCGAATGCTGCCAGCACGGTAGTGACCCCGGCGGCAGTTCTTCCCGGGTTAGCGCAGGTAATAACCGCTGTGTCGGCCCAGCAGAATTCCAGTTTGATCCCCAAAGTCTTAATCCCTGTCAATAGCATTCCTACCTACAATGCTGCATTGGATAACAACCCCCTTTTGCTGAACACCTACAACAAATTCCCTTATCCAACGATGTCAGAAATTACTGTTCTTTCCGCTCAAGCAAAATACACAGAGGAGCAGATCAAGATCTGGTTCTCAGCCCAACGCCTAAAACACGGTGTGAGCTGGACTCCCGAGGAAGTAGAGGAGGCAAGAAGAAAGCAGTTCAATGGAACAGTGCACACTGTACCTCAGACCATAACTGTTATTCCAGCACACATTTCCACAGGGAGTAATGGCTTaccttccattttacagacatgCCAAATAGTTGGTCAGCCTGGCCTGGTCCTCACACAAGTAGCTGGAACGAACACCTTGAACACCTTGCCGGTAACAGCACCAATAGCCTTGACTGTGGCAGGGGTGCCAAATCAAACCAGCGTACAGAGAAGTCAggcccctgctgctcagcctcctgcAGAAGCAAAGCCAGCATC agccccagctccagcccctcaGCTTGTCAAACACGAAACCGCACTGGCAACCCCTGATTCATTTGGCATTCGAGCAAAAAAGACTAAGGAGCAACTGGCAGAATTAAAAGTCAGCTACCTTAAAAATCAGTTTCCCCATGACTCAGAAATTATCAGACTTATGAAAATCACAGGCCTGACGAAAGGGGAGATTAAAAAATGGTTCAGTGACACGAGGTACAACCAGAGAAATTCAAAGAGTAATCAGTGCTTACATCTCAACGATTCCTCCACCACCATTATTATAGACTCCAGTGATGAGACCACGGAATCCCCAACGGCCGTTCCTTCTCAGCAGAAACAGTCCTGGAATCCTTTCCCGGACTTCACGCCCCAGAAGTTTAAGGAGAAGACAGCAGAGCAGCTCCAGGCCCTTCAGGCAAGTTTCCTCAACAGCTCCGTACTGACGGATGAAGAATTAAATAGGTTACGAGCGCAAACCAAACTGACCAGGAGGGAAATTGATGCTTGGTTTACAGagcagaagaaatcaaaagctataaaggaagagaaaatggaagtAGATGAAACTAATGCAGGTAGTTCCAAAgaagaggtgggagaaactcctccCACAGATGAATCCGCTGCATCTAAGTCAGGGAGTACAGGCAAGATATGTAAAAAATCACCTGAGCAGTTGCACATGCTCAAAAGCGCATTTGTCCGAACACAGTGGCCATCACCAGAAGAGTATGACAAGTTGGCCGAAGAAAGCGGGCTTGCCAGAACAGACATAGTTAGCTGGTTTGGGGATACCCGGTATGCTTGGAAAAATGGAAACTTAAAATGGTACTACTACTACCAAAGCTCCAATTCGAGTGGTATGAATGGCCTGTCCCTtcggagaagggggagagggagacccaaaggcaggggaagaggaaggccACGCGGGCGGCCTCGAGGAGGCAAGAGAATGAACAATTGGGACAGGGGGCCATCACTCATAAAGTTTAAAACTGGAACTGCAATCCTTAAGGATTATTACCTGAAGCACAAATTTCTTAATGAGCAAGACCTTGACGAACTTGTTAACAAGTCACATATGGGCTACGAGCAGGTCAGAGAGTGGTTTGCTGAAAGACAGAGAAGATCCGAGTTAGGGATGGAATTATTTGAGGAAAACGAGGAGGAAGACGAAGTCATTGATGATCAGGAAGAGGATGACGAAGAAACGGATGATAGTGACACCTGGGAACCCCCGCAACATGTGAAGCGGAAGCTCTCTAAATCAGATGACTGA
- the ZHX1 gene encoding zinc fingers and homeoboxes protein 1 isoform X2, with product MASRRKSTTPCMVLASEQDPDPELTSDLDEGPPVLIPLENARVESDFFISSDEELYESMYSDNQQNKKVEGGYECKYCSFQTPDLNMFTFHVDSEHPTVVLNSSYVCVECNFLTKRYDALSEHNLKYHPGEENFKLTMVKRKNQTIFEQTINDLTFDGSFVKEENSEPAESTEVSSSGISISKTPIMKMMKSKVENKRITVHHNSAEDVPEEKEKEIKPEREETVETPSSSAPESHTTTSIVHRIHPNAASTVVTPAAVLPGLAQVITAVSAQQNSSLIPKVLIPVNSIPTYNAALDNNPLLLNTYNKFPYPTMSEITVLSAQAKYTEEQIKIWFSAQRLKHGVSWTPEEVEEARRKQFNGTVHTVPQTITVIPAHISTGSNGLPSILQTCQIVGQPGLVLTQVAGTNTLNTLPVTAPIALTVAGVPNQTSVQRSQAPAAQPPAEAKPAPAPAPAPQLVKHETALATPDSFGIRAKKTKEQLAELKVSYLKNQFPHDSEIIRLMKITGLTKGEIKKWFSDTRYNQRNSKSNQCLHLNDSSTTIIIDSSDETTESPTAVPSQQKQSWNPFPDFTPQKFKEKTAEQLQALQASFLNSSVLTDEELNRLRAQTKLTRREIDAWFTEQKKSKAIKEEKMEVDETNAGSSKEEVGETPPTDESAASKSGSTGKICKKSPEQLHMLKSAFVRTQWPSPEEYDKLAEESGLARTDIVSWFGDTRYAWKNGNLKWYYYYQSSNSSGMNGLSLRRRGRGRPKGRGRGRPRGRPRGGKRMNNWDRGPSLIKFKTGTAILKDYYLKHKFLNEQDLDELVNKSHMGYEQVREWFAERQRRSELGMELFEENEEEDEVIDDQEEDDEETDDSDTWEPPQHVKRKLSKSDD from the exons ATGGCAAGCAGGCGAAAATCGACAACACCCTGCATGGTCCTTGCCAGCGAACAGGATCCGGACCCCGAGCTGACATCAGATTTGGATGAGGGACCTCCTGTACTCATACCTCTGGAAAACGCCAGAGTGGAGAGTGACTTCTTCATCTCAAGTGACGAAGAACTTTATGAATCTATGTATTCTGacaatcagcaaaataaaaaagttgaagGTGGCTATGAATGTAAATATTGTAGTTTCCAAACTCCAGACCTAAATATGTTTACTTTTCATGTGGATTCAGAACATCCCACCGTAGTGCTCAATTCTTCCTATGTTTGTGTCGAATGCAATTTTCTTACCAAAAGGTATGACGCACTTTCCGAGCATAATCTGAAGTACCACCCAGGAGAAGAGAATTTTAAGTTGACTATGGTGAAACGCAAAAACCAGACAATCTTTGAACAAACCATAAATGACCTGACCTTCGATGGTAGTTTTGTTAAAGAGGAGAACTCAGAGCCAGCTGAATCTACAGAAGTTTCTTCTTCAGGAATATCCATCAGTAAAACTCCTATcatgaaaatgatgaaaagtaaAGTGGAGAACAAACGGATCACAGTCCATCATAACTCCGCTGAGGATGTTCccgaagagaaagagaaggagatcaAACCAGAACGTGAAGAAACTGTGGAGACTCCAAGTTCTTCGGCTCCTGAGTCGCATACCACTACTTCCATTGTCCACAGAATACACCCGAATGCTGCCAGCACGGTAGTGACCCCGGCGGCAGTTCTTCCCGGGTTAGCGCAGGTAATAACCGCTGTGTCGGCCCAGCAGAATTCCAGTTTGATCCCCAAAGTCTTAATCCCTGTCAATAGCATTCCTACCTACAATGCTGCATTGGATAACAACCCCCTTTTGCTGAACACCTACAACAAATTCCCTTATCCAACGATGTCAGAAATTACTGTTCTTTCCGCTCAAGCAAAATACACAGAGGAGCAGATCAAGATCTGGTTCTCAGCCCAACGCCTAAAACACGGTGTGAGCTGGACTCCCGAGGAAGTAGAGGAGGCAAGAAGAAAGCAGTTCAATGGAACAGTGCACACTGTACCTCAGACCATAACTGTTATTCCAGCACACATTTCCACAGGGAGTAATGGCTTaccttccattttacagacatgCCAAATAGTTGGTCAGCCTGGCCTGGTCCTCACACAAGTAGCTGGAACGAACACCTTGAACACCTTGCCGGTAACAGCACCAATAGCCTTGACTGTGGCAGGGGTGCCAAATCAAACCAGCGTACAGAGAAGTCAggcccctgctgctcagcctcctgcAGAAGCAAAGCCAGCA ccagccccagctccagcccctcaGCTTGTCAAACACGAAACCGCACTGGCAACCCCTGATTCATTTGGCATTCGAGCAAAAAAGACTAAGGAGCAACTGGCAGAATTAAAAGTCAGCTACCTTAAAAATCAGTTTCCCCATGACTCAGAAATTATCAGACTTATGAAAATCACAGGCCTGACGAAAGGGGAGATTAAAAAATGGTTCAGTGACACGAGGTACAACCAGAGAAATTCAAAGAGTAATCAGTGCTTACATCTCAACGATTCCTCCACCACCATTATTATAGACTCCAGTGATGAGACCACGGAATCCCCAACGGCCGTTCCTTCTCAGCAGAAACAGTCCTGGAATCCTTTCCCGGACTTCACGCCCCAGAAGTTTAAGGAGAAGACAGCAGAGCAGCTCCAGGCCCTTCAGGCAAGTTTCCTCAACAGCTCCGTACTGACGGATGAAGAATTAAATAGGTTACGAGCGCAAACCAAACTGACCAGGAGGGAAATTGATGCTTGGTTTACAGagcagaagaaatcaaaagctataaaggaagagaaaatggaagtAGATGAAACTAATGCAGGTAGTTCCAAAgaagaggtgggagaaactcctccCACAGATGAATCCGCTGCATCTAAGTCAGGGAGTACAGGCAAGATATGTAAAAAATCACCTGAGCAGTTGCACATGCTCAAAAGCGCATTTGTCCGAACACAGTGGCCATCACCAGAAGAGTATGACAAGTTGGCCGAAGAAAGCGGGCTTGCCAGAACAGACATAGTTAGCTGGTTTGGGGATACCCGGTATGCTTGGAAAAATGGAAACTTAAAATGGTACTACTACTACCAAAGCTCCAATTCGAGTGGTATGAATGGCCTGTCCCTtcggagaagggggagagggagacccaaaggcaggggaagaggaaggccACGCGGGCGGCCTCGAGGAGGCAAGAGAATGAACAATTGGGACAGGGGGCCATCACTCATAAAGTTTAAAACTGGAACTGCAATCCTTAAGGATTATTACCTGAAGCACAAATTTCTTAATGAGCAAGACCTTGACGAACTTGTTAACAAGTCACATATGGGCTACGAGCAGGTCAGAGAGTGGTTTGCTGAAAGACAGAGAAGATCCGAGTTAGGGATGGAATTATTTGAGGAAAACGAGGAGGAAGACGAAGTCATTGATGATCAGGAAGAGGATGACGAAGAAACGGATGATAGTGACACCTGGGAACCCCCGCAACATGTGAAGCGGAAGCTCTCTAAATCAGATGACTGA